A region from the Simiduia sp. 21SJ11W-1 genome encodes:
- the tviB gene encoding Vi polysaccharide biosynthesis UDP-N-acetylglucosamine C-6 dehydrogenase TviB — MLPSSPKICIIGLGYVGLPLAAEFGKQIKTLGFDIHAARITALQQGIDHTLEVDKETLTQSKDLSFTSNENDIKNYDVYIVTVPTPITSAKQPDLTPLQKASELLGRVISKNAVVVFESTVFPGCTEEFCIPIIERASGLRFNRDFFAGYSPERINPGDKEHRVHNITKVTSGSTPEVADYVDALYARIVTAGTHKASSIKVAEAAKVIENTQRDINIALINELALIFKRLDIDTLEVLEAAGTKWNFLPFRPGLVGGHCISVDPYYLTYKAQQVGYNPEVILAGRRINDGMGAFVAESVVKMMTQRRVHVVGSRVLIMGLAFKENCPDLRNTRVVDIINELNTYHAEIDVYDPWVDPGQAAEEYNLNMVNEPAIGQYDAIILCVGHTQFRAMGAQQIRALGKPGAVVFDVKHILPKTEVDGRL; from the coding sequence ATGCTCCCCAGCTCCCCAAAGATTTGTATTATCGGCCTTGGCTACGTTGGCCTGCCCCTGGCTGCCGAATTCGGCAAGCAAATTAAAACCCTAGGCTTCGACATACACGCGGCACGCATAACGGCGCTGCAACAGGGCATAGACCATACGTTAGAGGTAGACAAAGAAACCCTAACTCAGTCTAAAGACTTAAGCTTTACATCCAACGAAAACGATATTAAAAACTATGATGTTTATATCGTTACAGTTCCTACGCCAATAACCAGCGCCAAACAGCCAGACCTCACGCCCCTTCAAAAGGCCTCTGAGCTTTTGGGGCGGGTAATTTCTAAAAATGCGGTAGTGGTATTTGAATCCACCGTGTTCCCTGGCTGCACTGAAGAGTTTTGCATTCCCATTATTGAGCGTGCGTCTGGGCTCAGGTTTAATCGCGACTTCTTTGCAGGCTACAGCCCCGAGCGCATAAACCCGGGCGATAAAGAACACAGGGTCCACAACATTACCAAGGTGACCTCAGGCTCTACACCCGAGGTTGCCGACTATGTTGACGCCCTGTACGCGCGCATTGTGACCGCCGGCACCCACAAGGCCAGCAGCATTAAAGTGGCAGAGGCCGCCAAGGTGATTGAGAACACCCAGCGCGATATCAACATCGCTTTAATCAATGAGCTGGCACTTATTTTCAAGCGCCTGGATATCGACACCCTGGAGGTGCTTGAAGCCGCCGGCACCAAGTGGAATTTTCTGCCATTTCGGCCGGGGCTTGTGGGCGGGCATTGCATCAGCGTAGACCCCTACTACCTCACCTATAAGGCGCAGCAGGTTGGCTACAACCCGGAAGTGATTCTAGCAGGGCGCCGCATTAACGATGGCATGGGCGCGTTTGTTGCGGAATCTGTAGTTAAAATGATGACCCAACGAAGGGTGCATGTGGTGGGCAGCCGCGTATTGATTATGGGCCTGGCATTTAAAGAAAACTGCCCAGACCTGCGCAACACACGGGTGGTAGATATTATTAACGAGCTCAATACTTACCACGCGGAAATAGACGTTTACGACCCCTGGGTAGACCCCGGCCAAGCAGCAGAGGAATACAACCTCAACATGGTAAACGAGCCTGCCATCGGCCAGTATGATGCCATTATCCTGTGCGTTGGCCATACACAGTTCCGCGCCATGGGCGCCCAACAAATACGCGCATTGGGTAAACCGGGTGCGGTGGTGTTCGACGTCAAACACATTTTGCCAAAAACCGAGGTGGATGGCCGGCTTTAG
- a CDS encoding MFS transporter: protein MNPPFERRAVLPLAGLYVFRMLGLFMVLPVLSLYGQDYAGATPLLLGLALGVYGASQALLQIPFGYLSDKLGRKPMIALGLVLFGVGSVVAALADSVYGLIAGRFLQGCGAIASVIMALVADVTAEENRTKAMAIIGASIGASFVLALILGPLLAASVGMAGLFWATAGLALAGLWLLWAQVPQAPQVMRPKDMAWGPVLQNLELWRLNFGIFALHFVLMAAFIALPRYLELQGWARDQHGWVYLPVMVFSFLAMLPFMILGERSGQVKWVFVGAIALLCAVQFTLYAFAGSAVTLVLALFAFFMAFNLLEATLPSWVSKVAAPELKGTATGIYSTWQFSGAFLGGAAGGWVLQNMGMQAVFGICALVLLVWLLVALFHVPPAKPVRFSVRLPSGDHGQLQKLAQLRGVSQVTWVDSDHVALVQVDARNFNTALLARYEWWPAEAARP from the coding sequence GTGAATCCCCCCTTTGAACGCCGCGCTGTTTTGCCCTTGGCGGGCCTGTACGTTTTCAGGATGCTGGGGCTCTTTATGGTGCTGCCGGTGCTGTCTTTGTACGGGCAAGACTATGCCGGCGCCACGCCTTTGCTGCTGGGCCTGGCGCTGGGCGTTTACGGCGCAAGCCAGGCGCTGCTGCAGATTCCCTTTGGCTACCTGTCAGACAAACTAGGCCGCAAGCCCATGATCGCGCTCGGTTTGGTGTTATTCGGTGTGGGCAGCGTGGTTGCGGCGCTGGCAGATAGCGTATACGGCTTGATTGCCGGGCGTTTTTTACAGGGCTGTGGTGCCATTGCCAGTGTCATCATGGCGCTGGTGGCCGATGTGACGGCCGAAGAAAACCGCACCAAGGCTATGGCGATAATTGGCGCCTCTATTGGTGCGTCTTTTGTACTGGCATTGATCCTGGGGCCGCTGCTGGCGGCCAGTGTGGGCATGGCTGGCCTGTTTTGGGCCACCGCGGGACTGGCGCTCGCCGGGCTTTGGCTGTTGTGGGCCCAAGTGCCCCAAGCGCCACAGGTGATGCGCCCGAAAGACATGGCCTGGGGCCCGGTGTTGCAAAACCTGGAGCTTTGGCGCCTGAATTTCGGTATTTTTGCGCTGCATTTCGTGTTGATGGCGGCATTTATCGCCTTGCCACGCTACCTGGAGTTGCAAGGCTGGGCGCGCGACCAGCACGGTTGGGTCTACCTGCCGGTGATGGTGTTTTCGTTTCTGGCAATGTTGCCCTTTATGATTTTGGGTGAGCGCTCGGGGCAGGTTAAGTGGGTGTTCGTGGGCGCCATAGCGCTCTTGTGCGCCGTACAGTTCACCCTGTATGCCTTTGCAGGCTCTGCGGTAACCCTGGTGTTGGCCTTGTTTGCCTTTTTCATGGCGTTTAATTTGTTAGAGGCCACCCTGCCTTCATGGGTGAGCAAAGTGGCGGCGCCTGAACTTAAGGGCACGGCCACAGGTATCTATTCCACCTGGCAGTTTAGCGGCGCATTTTTAGGGGGCGCGGCCGGCGGCTGGGTGTTGCAAAACATGGGCATGCAGGCGGTATTTGGCATTTGTGCATTGGTGTTGCTGGTGTGGTTGTTGGTGGCGTTATTTCATGTGCCGCCGGCCAAGCCCGTGCGCTTTAGCGTGCGCTTGCCAAGCGGTGATCATGGGCAATTGCAAAAGTTGGCGCAGCTGCGAGGCGTGAGTCAGGTAACATGGGTAGATTCAGATCACGTGGCGCTGGTGCAGGTGGATGCCCGCAATTTCAATACCGCGCTATTGGCCCGCTATGAATGGTGGCCCGCAGAGGCCGCAAGGCCATAG
- a CDS encoding XrtA system polysaccharide chain length determinant: protein MDKVYLKEMLAALKAELIRYRVAVVCLFLLTSFLALGIGMLWPNKYTTSVVLYSDVTNIIEPLLKGRAAVTEIDRSQQAREIIYARVIMEAAAEEIGLITKASLPEEKDRAIKKIRSGLKVKPDKNNYFTVSYSAETPDNSFETLYAITSAFIENTEKKKREESLGAFNFIDAQVQSYKRQLELAEERLKEFKSKNLDGTEASVSSRMAQLRVDIETLAIGIEESRSRINTIQQQLSDEGQYLKTKGQIEDLVQRKQALSTQLEHMLLSYQENYPDVISLRGQIAELDALIDQTKQSGEIYGKDVENPLYEELRKQLSLAEVDLRAQVRRMQSLEKLLDQERDRAQRVAANQAQLSELTRDYNVTRDVYEEMLQRKESARLSMTLDQEGQGVTYRIQDPATFPLAPAGIQYLHFAIAGPVLGLLAPFGLIILLILIDPHFRSARVLQQQLPPEIDLIGVVPHYDSPIANRILRKDILLLVLLSILSMAAYCGLAIYWYRIAL, encoded by the coding sequence ATGGATAAGGTTTACTTAAAAGAAATGCTCGCAGCCCTAAAGGCCGAGCTGATCCGCTACCGCGTTGCGGTGGTTTGTTTGTTTTTGCTTACCAGCTTTCTGGCGCTCGGTATTGGAATGCTGTGGCCCAATAAGTACACAACCAGTGTGGTGCTTTATTCGGATGTCACCAATATTATTGAGCCACTCCTGAAAGGCCGGGCGGCGGTAACAGAGATAGATCGCTCCCAGCAGGCCCGTGAAATCATCTATGCGCGGGTAATTATGGAGGCCGCAGCAGAAGAAATTGGGCTAATAACCAAAGCAAGCCTGCCAGAGGAAAAAGATCGCGCCATCAAGAAGATTCGCTCAGGCCTGAAGGTAAAGCCAGATAAAAACAACTATTTTACCGTTAGTTACTCCGCAGAAACGCCTGATAACTCTTTTGAAACGCTGTATGCCATTACCTCTGCATTTATAGAAAACACAGAAAAGAAAAAGCGTGAAGAAAGCCTTGGTGCCTTTAACTTTATTGATGCCCAGGTGCAATCCTATAAGCGTCAGCTTGAGCTTGCTGAAGAGCGGCTGAAAGAGTTCAAATCAAAAAACCTAGATGGCACAGAGGCCTCTGTGTCTTCCCGCATGGCGCAGCTAAGGGTAGATATTGAAACCTTGGCCATAGGTATAGAGGAATCCCGTTCACGAATTAATACCATCCAGCAGCAACTCTCAGACGAAGGCCAATATTTAAAAACCAAAGGCCAGATTGAAGATCTGGTGCAGCGCAAGCAAGCCCTGAGTACGCAGCTTGAGCATATGCTGCTGAGCTACCAGGAGAATTACCCGGATGTGATATCCCTGAGGGGCCAGATTGCCGAGCTTGATGCACTTATAGATCAAACCAAGCAAAGTGGTGAAATCTATGGCAAAGACGTAGAGAACCCCTTGTATGAAGAACTGCGCAAACAGCTTTCACTCGCTGAGGTAGATTTGCGAGCCCAGGTTCGCCGCATGCAGTCGCTTGAGAAGTTGCTTGATCAAGAGCGAGACCGGGCACAACGTGTTGCCGCCAACCAGGCTCAGCTTTCAGAGCTTACCCGCGACTACAACGTTACCCGTGATGTTTATGAGGAAATGTTGCAGCGCAAAGAATCTGCGCGCCTTTCAATGACGCTGGATCAAGAGGGGCAGGGGGTTACCTACCGAATTCAAGATCCAGCCACCTTCCCGCTGGCGCCTGCAGGTATTCAATACCTGCACTTTGCTATAGCGGGGCCGGTGTTGGGCTTGTTGGCGCCTTTTGGCCTAATCATTTTACTGATACTGATTGATCCGCACTTCAGAAGTGCCAGGGTGCTGCAACAGCAATTGCCGCCCGAGATAGATCTTATTGGTGTGGTACCACACTACGACTCGCCCATAGCAAACCGCATATTGCGCAAAGACATCCTGCTACTGGTGCTGCTGTCTATCCTTTCTATGGCGGCCTACTGCGGATTAGCCATTTACTGGTATCGGATTGCGCTTTAA
- a CDS encoding NAD-dependent epimerase: MKILVTGAAGFIGSTLAHRLLDRGDDVLGIDNLNDYYDVTLKHARLARLTEREGFQFEQLSIEDKSALDKAYKRYQPDRVVNLAAQAGVRYSLENPQAYLDANITGFLNILEACRHMGTEHLVYASSSSVYGANTAMPFSVHNNVDHPVSLYAASKKTNELMAHTYSHLFDIPTTGLRFFTVYGPWGRPDMALFIFTRKILAGEPIDVFNYGNHRRDFTYIDDIVEGVIRTLDHTAPRNERWSGDTPDPATSKAPFRLYNIGSNNPTELLRYIEILEQCLGKKATKNLLPLQPGDVPDTYADVDALMEDVHYKPTTPIEVGVEKFVKWYRDYYKV, from the coding sequence ATGAAAATTCTGGTTACCGGCGCCGCCGGGTTTATTGGGTCTACCCTTGCCCACAGGTTGCTTGATCGCGGCGACGATGTGCTCGGCATAGACAACCTCAACGATTACTACGATGTAACGCTAAAGCATGCACGCCTGGCCCGTTTAACCGAGCGCGAGGGCTTCCAGTTTGAGCAGCTGAGCATTGAAGATAAAAGCGCGCTCGATAAAGCCTACAAGCGCTACCAGCCCGATCGCGTGGTGAACCTGGCAGCGCAAGCCGGCGTGCGCTATTCCCTTGAAAACCCGCAAGCCTACCTGGATGCCAATATCACAGGCTTTTTGAACATTCTTGAAGCCTGCCGCCACATGGGCACAGAGCATTTGGTATATGCCTCAAGCAGCTCTGTGTATGGTGCGAACACCGCCATGCCCTTTTCGGTGCACAACAATGTTGATCACCCGGTAAGCCTTTACGCGGCGAGCAAAAAAACCAACGAGTTAATGGCGCACACCTACAGCCATTTGTTTGACATCCCCACCACTGGCTTGCGCTTTTTTACCGTATACGGGCCCTGGGGCCGGCCAGATATGGCGCTGTTTATTTTTACCCGCAAGATTTTGGCGGGCGAGCCCATTGATGTGTTTAACTACGGCAACCACCGCCGCGACTTCACCTACATCGACGACATTGTAGAGGGCGTAATACGCACACTCGATCACACAGCACCGCGCAATGAGCGCTGGTCGGGCGATACGCCAGATCCGGCCACCTCTAAAGCGCCCTTCCGCCTCTACAACATTGGCAGCAACAACCCCACAGAACTGCTGCGCTATATCGAAATTCTGGAGCAGTGCCTGGGCAAAAAGGCCACCAAAAACCTGCTGCCATTGCAGCCCGGTGACGTACCCGATACCTATGCCGATGTTGATGCACTAATGGAAGACGTTCACTACAAACCCACCACCCCCATCGAAGTGGGCGTGGAAAAGTTTGTGAAGTGGTACCGCGATTACTACAAGGTTTAA
- a CDS encoding mannose-1-phosphate guanylyltransferase/mannose-6-phosphate isomerase: MAHHIVPVILAGGVGSRLWPLSRSRFPKQCIDLEDCGNSLLQATLKRCSMTTQAPVLLCNEEHRFLIAEQARAIGVTPRSILLEPVGKNTAPAIAVAAWLIAQTEPDAIMLVLPSDHVIDDATQFAEKVAQGADVASTGDLVTFGIEPSAPETGYGYIRARTGAPVAAVAEFVEKPDLARAKAYLADGNYLWNSGMFMFRADAYLRELAAFEPEIHALSQAALEQAEADLTFTRLAPEPFTRLPSISIDYAVMERTERAQVVRFPSIWNDVGSWSAMRELGEPDAQNNVTRGDALLLDSKNTLVHAGSRLVAAVGVEDLIIVETDDAVMVTRADRAQDVKKIVDHLAREGRPEVDWHREVHRPWGKYHGLVINGRYQVKRITVNPGQKLSTQMHYHRAEHWVVVSGTAKVRVGEREQLISENESTYIPIGDVHSLENPGKIPLELIEIQTGGYLGEDDIVRFDDRYGRS; encoded by the coding sequence ATGGCGCACCATATTGTTCCCGTAATTCTTGCCGGTGGTGTAGGCAGCAGGCTTTGGCCGCTTTCGCGGTCTCGCTTTCCAAAGCAATGCATTGATCTAGAGGATTGTGGCAATAGTTTGCTGCAGGCCACGCTCAAGCGCTGCAGCATGACAACCCAAGCGCCGGTGTTGCTGTGTAATGAAGAACACCGCTTTCTAATTGCAGAGCAAGCCCGCGCAATTGGGGTGACGCCGCGCAGTATTTTGTTGGAGCCCGTCGGTAAAAATACGGCGCCCGCCATTGCAGTAGCGGCTTGGCTGATTGCGCAAACAGAGCCAGACGCCATTATGCTGGTGCTACCCTCTGACCACGTCATAGACGACGCCACCCAATTTGCCGAAAAGGTGGCCCAGGGTGCCGATGTTGCAAGCACCGGTGACCTGGTTACCTTTGGTATTGAGCCCAGTGCGCCGGAAACAGGCTACGGCTATATTCGCGCACGCACGGGCGCGCCCGTTGCCGCTGTTGCCGAATTTGTAGAAAAGCCAGACCTCGCCCGCGCCAAGGCTTACCTTGCCGATGGCAATTACCTGTGGAACAGCGGCATGTTTATGTTCCGCGCCGATGCCTACCTGCGCGAGTTGGCGGCCTTTGAGCCAGAGATTCACGCCTTAAGCCAGGCCGCACTTGAGCAGGCTGAGGCAGACCTCACCTTTACGCGCTTGGCGCCAGAGCCATTCACCCGCTTGCCGTCTATTTCAATTGATTACGCGGTTATGGAGCGCACCGAGCGTGCGCAAGTGGTGCGCTTTCCATCCATCTGGAACGATGTGGGCAGTTGGTCTGCCATGCGCGAATTGGGCGAGCCGGATGCGCAAAATAATGTGACCCGCGGCGATGCCTTGTTGCTTGATAGCAAAAACACGTTGGTGCACGCCGGGTCGCGTTTGGTGGCAGCTGTTGGGGTGGAAGATCTCATTATTGTTGAAACAGATGATGCAGTCATGGTTACCCGTGCAGATCGTGCCCAAGACGTTAAAAAAATAGTTGATCACCTTGCGCGTGAAGGCCGCCCAGAGGTGGATTGGCATCGCGAAGTGCACAGGCCCTGGGGTAAATACCATGGCTTGGTAATAAACGGCCGCTACCAGGTGAAACGCATCACCGTAAACCCCGGCCAAAAGCTTTCAACGCAAATGCATTACCACCGCGCCGAGCACTGGGTGGTGGTAAGTGGCACGGCCAAAGTGCGCGTGGGTGAGCGCGAGCAACTCATCAGCGAAAATGAATCCACTTACATACCCATTGGCGATGTGCACTCGCTGGAAAATCCCGGCAAAATTCCCCTTGAATTAATAGAAATCCAAACGGGCGGCTACCTGGGTGAAGACGACATAGTGCGCTTTGATGATCGCTACGGGCGCAGCTAG
- a CDS encoding TIGR03013 family XrtA/PEP-CTERM system glycosyltransferase, translating to MSYIRLNKHYIHQHFVVLGVVETCLLIGVAWFAEHLQLLLLNAAPVWSINFSDWIPLFIFAVVLSCCTLSMGVYIALVREGYASMMLRTLVSFFLLGSLSLYCVNLALGDEFIDRGLVFWGVLVATLVVFAVRALFIGLVDTANLRRRVIIYGAGKKAEALLTELDTANTKLGVQVVGCIADAGDEIAVNSALLRAVPQNWVAFVKREQISEIVIAPDERRSQSAGEGLPVGEFLDCKVAGVGSTDVLGFCERELNRIDVNMLQPSWLLFSDGFKNSKRHLFIKRAFDLCVSVLFLLVLWPFMLLTALAVKLESAGPALYSQERVGLNGRVFRIYKFRSMRQDAEQAGKAVWAQKNDSRVTRVGNFIRNTRLDELPQLYNVIVGEMSFVGPRPERPQFVAQLAKEIPFYDVRHKVKPGLMGWAQLKYPYGASVEDAKNKLTYDLYYAKNKSFFMDMLILVQTVEIILLGKGVR from the coding sequence GTGTCGTATATACGCCTCAACAAGCACTACATTCACCAGCACTTTGTTGTTCTGGGGGTTGTAGAAACTTGTCTGCTCATCGGTGTTGCATGGTTTGCAGAACATCTTCAGTTATTGCTGCTGAACGCGGCACCCGTTTGGTCTATCAATTTTTCTGATTGGATTCCTCTATTCATTTTTGCCGTCGTGCTGAGCTGCTGCACCTTGTCTATGGGCGTTTACATCGCCTTGGTGCGCGAAGGTTACGCCAGCATGATGCTGCGTACACTCGTAAGCTTTTTCCTGTTAGGTAGCCTAAGCCTGTATTGCGTCAATTTGGCGTTGGGTGATGAGTTCATAGACCGTGGGCTGGTATTTTGGGGCGTGCTGGTGGCAACACTTGTAGTGTTTGCCGTACGGGCGCTGTTTATTGGCCTGGTGGATACCGCCAATCTGCGCCGCAGGGTGATTATCTATGGCGCTGGCAAAAAGGCAGAGGCGCTACTGACCGAGCTGGATACCGCAAACACCAAGCTGGGCGTGCAGGTGGTGGGGTGCATTGCAGACGCAGGTGACGAGATTGCCGTAAATTCTGCGCTGTTGCGCGCCGTGCCGCAAAATTGGGTAGCCTTTGTAAAGCGCGAGCAAATCTCTGAAATTGTTATTGCACCCGATGAACGCCGCAGCCAGTCGGCCGGTGAAGGCTTGCCCGTGGGCGAGTTTCTGGATTGCAAAGTGGCAGGCGTGGGCTCTACCGATGTGCTTGGATTTTGTGAGCGCGAGCTAAACCGTATTGATGTCAACATGCTGCAACCTTCCTGGCTGCTGTTTTCCGATGGCTTTAAAAATTCTAAACGGCACCTGTTTATCAAGCGCGCCTTTGATTTGTGTGTGTCTGTACTTTTTCTGTTAGTGCTTTGGCCATTTATGCTGCTTACCGCACTGGCGGTAAAGCTTGAGAGCGCAGGCCCTGCGCTCTATTCACAAGAGCGTGTGGGGCTAAATGGCCGGGTGTTCCGTATCTATAAATTCAGAAGTATGCGCCAGGATGCCGAGCAGGCGGGCAAGGCTGTGTGGGCGCAAAAGAACGATTCACGCGTAACCCGCGTTGGTAATTTCATTCGCAATACCCGCCTTGATGAGCTGCCCCAGCTCTATAACGTGATTGTTGGGGAAATGAGTTTTGTTGGCCCAAGGCCCGAGCGCCCACAATTTGTTGCACAGCTTGCAAAAGAAATTCCGTTTTACGATGTGAGGCACAAAGTCAAACCGGGGTTAATGGGGTGGGCGCAATTGAAATACCCCTACGGCGCATCCGTTGAAGATGCCAAAAACAAACTCACATACGACTTGTACTACGCAAAAAATAAAAGCTTTTTTATGGATATGCTCATTCTTGTGCAAACAGTGGAAATTATTCTGCTGGGCAAGGGTGTGCGTTAA
- a CDS encoding XrtA system polysaccharide deacetylase: protein MAAEQRRITHAMTVDVEDYFHVAAFNQVIKPEDWGNWPSRVERNTDALLALFDSADVRITFFILGWVAERHPQLVQRIQQAGHEIASHGYSHQLIYQQTPEVFREETARSKAILEDITGTQVKGYRAASYSITQKSLWALDILAEQGFSWDSSIFPTRHDNYGIPGSPEEPYTIITQSGATLTEFPLTTAKVLGQAIPAAGGGYFRQYPYALSRWLFNRASHNQTRPQIFYLHPWEIDPTQPRVAGASWFSRFRHYTNLSRCKPRLEQLLKDFAFGTMTDSLRDAPISQVLDLRAAQKLSA, encoded by the coding sequence GTGGCAGCAGAGCAGCGACGCATTACCCACGCCATGACCGTGGATGTGGAAGACTACTTCCACGTGGCGGCGTTCAACCAGGTAATTAAACCCGAGGATTGGGGTAACTGGCCGTCGCGGGTTGAGCGCAATACCGATGCGCTACTGGCCCTGTTTGATTCAGCGGATGTGCGCATCACTTTTTTCATTTTGGGTTGGGTGGCCGAGCGCCACCCACAGCTTGTGCAACGCATTCAACAAGCCGGCCATGAAATTGCCTCGCACGGCTACAGCCACCAACTGATTTACCAACAAACGCCTGAGGTTTTTCGCGAAGAAACCGCGCGCTCAAAGGCCATTTTGGAAGACATAACCGGCACCCAGGTGAAAGGTTACCGGGCGGCCAGTTATTCGATTACCCAAAAATCCCTGTGGGCATTAGACATACTGGCCGAACAGGGCTTTAGCTGGGATTCCAGTATTTTCCCTACCCGGCACGATAACTACGGTATACCCGGTAGCCCCGAGGAGCCCTACACCATCATTACGCAATCGGGAGCAACGCTTACCGAGTTCCCGCTCACCACAGCAAAGGTGTTAGGCCAGGCCATTCCAGCCGCCGGTGGCGGTTACTTCAGGCAATACCCCTACGCACTTTCGCGCTGGCTGTTTAATCGTGCAAGCCACAACCAAACCAGGCCACAGATTTTTTATTTACACCCCTGGGAAATAGATCCAACGCAGCCTAGAGTGGCAGGCGCCAGCTGGTTTTCGCGCTTTCGCCACTACACCAACTTATCGCGCTGCAAGCCGAGGCTGGAACAATTGCTGAAGGATTTTGCCTTTGGCACCATGACAGATAGCCTGCGCGATGCACCTATCTCGCAAGTGCTGGATTTGCGCGCCGCACAAAAGCTCAGCGCCTAG
- a CDS encoding XrtA/PEP-CTERM system exopolysaccharide export protein yields the protein MASIIYRLAIIAGLIVLAACAGNPKSEAPPAADVGNVQEYRIGVGDALQINVWRNQELSLAVPVRPDGKISMPLVGDIVAAGLTPIALSENIVAGLKNYVRNPQVTVIVANPSSSDFQRRVRITGAVQAPQSIPFREGMTVLDLVLIAGGANDFASSNNAKLYRRVNGEMKIYPVRLDDLLHKGDVSTNYPLQPSDIVTVPERMF from the coding sequence ATGGCGTCTATCATCTATCGCTTGGCAATTATCGCAGGCCTGATTGTTCTGGCGGCCTGTGCCGGCAACCCGAAATCTGAGGCCCCGCCGGCTGCAGATGTGGGCAACGTGCAGGAATACCGCATTGGCGTGGGCGATGCGCTGCAAATCAATGTGTGGCGCAATCAGGAGCTTTCTCTGGCAGTGCCAGTAAGGCCCGATGGGAAAATCTCCATGCCCCTTGTGGGCGACATAGTGGCAGCAGGCCTTACGCCTATTGCGCTGTCTGAGAATATTGTTGCCGGGCTCAAAAATTATGTGCGCAACCCCCAGGTGACGGTAATAGTTGCCAACCCTAGCAGTTCGGATTTTCAGCGCAGGGTGCGGATTACCGGCGCGGTACAAGCGCCGCAATCTATTCCCTTTCGCGAGGGCATGACGGTGCTAGACCTTGTGCTCATTGCCGGCGGCGCTAACGATTTTGCATCGTCAAACAACGCTAAATTGTACCGGCGCGTAAACGGCGAGATGAAAATATACCCCGTGCGCCTGGACGACCTGCTTCACAAGGGGGATGTAAGCACCAACTACCCCTTGCAGCCCTCAGACATCGTAACCGTGCCTGAAAGAATGTTTTGA
- the ssb gene encoding single-stranded DNA-binding protein, with protein sequence MARGVNKVILVGNLGQDPETKYMPSGGAVTNVSVATSETWKDKNTGQPQERTEWHRVVFFNRLAEIAGEYLKKGSKVYVEGSLRTRKWQGQDGQDRYTTEIVASEMQMLDSREGGGYSQGGGYDQSFNQAPQQRQQPQQAQQQGGYQQPQQSQQQAPQQSAPQQSAPQAGGFDSFDDDIPF encoded by the coding sequence ATGGCAAGAGGTGTGAACAAGGTGATTTTGGTGGGTAACCTCGGTCAGGACCCTGAAACAAAATACATGCCCAGCGGTGGCGCCGTAACCAACGTAAGTGTGGCCACCTCTGAAACCTGGAAAGACAAAAATACCGGTCAGCCCCAGGAGCGTACCGAATGGCACCGCGTGGTGTTTTTTAACCGTCTGGCTGAAATCGCCGGCGAGTACCTGAAAAAAGGCAGCAAGGTTTACGTTGAAGGTTCACTGCGCACCCGCAAGTGGCAGGGGCAAGATGGCCAGGATCGCTACACCACCGAAATTGTAGCCAGCGAGATGCAAATGCTCGATAGCCGCGAAGGGGGCGGATACAGCCAGGGCGGCGGTTATGATCAAAGCTTCAACCAGGCGCCCCAGCAACGCCAGCAGCCTCAGCAGGCGCAGCAGCAGGGTGGGTATCAGCAGCCTCAACAGTCGCAACAACAAGCCCCGCAGCAGTCTGCACCACAGCAGTCTGCGCCACAGGCCGGTGGTTTCGACAGTTTTGATGACGATATTCCGTTCTAA